DNA from Leptospira mayottensis 200901116:
CCTGGAATTTTCAAGCGCTCCCGGAACCTCAAGACATCATTGGGGAACGGATATAGACCTAAACGCATTAGAGAATTCTTATTTTCAAAAAGGTGGAAAAGGAGAAAAGTTCTATAACTGGATGCTTAAAAACGCAAAACGGTTTGGTTTCTGCCAGCCATATACTCCGAAAACTTCGAGAGGAAACAAAGGTTACAACGAGGAAAAATGGCATTGGTCTTACGCGCCGATCGCAAACAAATTACAAGATGACTGGGTTCGATTGTTTAAAGAGGGAAAAATTCAATTCAAAGAAAAATTTTCAGGGGGAGAATTTTTACAAGACCTTTCTTTTGAATACGTGACTTCCGTAAATCCGGAGTGCAGATCGATTCGGTGATTTTAAGCCGGATTTTGATACACATCCCACATTGTTTTGAGAAGAGTTTTGGCCTCACTGTATTCCGGAGCCCATTTCAATAAACGTTGGGCCATTGCTGAAGAAGCCAAAAGTTTCGCGGGATCTCCCGCTCTTCTCCCCGAAATTTTATGAGGGATATGTCTTCCGACTACTTCCTCTGCAAGACGAATTACTTCCAAAACCGAATAACCCTTTTCGGATCCTAAATTGACCGTGAGAGATTTTTTTTCGGAATCGAGATACTCAAGACTCAAAACATGGGCCTTTGCTAAGTCAATTACGTGAATATAATCACGAATACAACTTCCGTCCGGAGTTTCGTAATCGGTTCCAAACACTTCGAATTCGTCTCTCATACCCGCCGCAGTTTCCATGATGATCGGAAGAAGGTTTGCGGGAGTTTTTTCCAGACCTCGAACTCTTCCTTTGGGATCGTAACCTGCCGCATTAAAGTAACGTAATGCAGCAAAATTGAATCCTTTGAGAGACTCGTACCATTTAAGGTTTTGTTCGATCGCGAGTTTCGTATAACCGTAATAATTTTCCGGATGAACTGGATGTCTTTCGTCAATGGGAAGATATTTCGGAGAACCGTAAACCGCCGCAGATGAGGAAAATATAAATTTCTTGGTCCCCGCCTTTTCCATGTAAGCGAGAAGTTTAAGAGTTCCGTTGATGTTGTTCAAGGCGTATTTGGAAGGATCTATCATCGATTCGCCTGCTGCTTTCCACGCGGCGAAATGAAAGACTGCGTCGATCGGTTTTGAAAATGCTTTTTCCAAAACGAAATCGTCTTGAATATTTCCTTGAATCAGTTCCGGTCCCGAAAAAAGATTCGCTTCATTTCCTTTTTCAAGATTATCTACGATTAAAAGTTCGTGCTTTTTTTCAAGAAGGAGTGCGACTATGTGACTTCCGATATAACCTGCGCCCCCCGTAATTAATAATCTCACCTGTGACTTGTCACTCCTCTATCGCTATCTCTAAAGAATTTTATAATGTATTTGACTTCGTCGATCAAGTTGTCCGAAGCCTCTAACTCATCAAGTGCTTTTCTAGTTGGCATTCCGGAATGATAGATAATTTTATAAGCCTGTTTAATTGCGTTCCTTACTTCCAGAGAAAAGCCGGCGCGTTTCATACCTACGCTGTTTAGGCCTACTACCGTACTTGGGTTTCCGTCGACCGTGGAATAAGGAGGAACGTCCTGAACGACCTTTGCAAGTCCCGCGACCATCGCGTAATCTCCGACAAAACAAAACTGATGAACCGCTACCAAACCGGAAATAAACGCAAAATTACCCAAAGTTACGTGACCGGCTAACACACAACCGTGCGTAAGAATATTATTATTTCCTAGAATGCAATCGTGGCCGACGTGGGAATTCCCCATAAAATAGTTTTTATTACCGATTACCGTCGGAGAATCTTCTTTGGTTCCTTTATGGATATTCGAGTATTCTCGGAAAATATTATGATCACCAATTACGGTTCTAGTTAAAAGTTGTTGATTAAATCCTAAATCCTGAGGCATTACTCCAATTACGGCACCTTGATGAAAACGGTTGAATTTTCCGATCTCAGAACCCGCGCAAATTTTTACGTGACTTTCAATTACGGTACCTTCTTGAATAGAAACATGTCCTTCGATAATGGAATAAGGACCGACTTCGACCGATTCGTGTAATTCTGTTTTTGGGTCGATAACGGCAGTCGGATGTATTTTCATTTAGACCTCACTTTGGCTCTAAAATACAAAAATCGGTTCGGCTTTTTTATTCAAGCTTTTAAAGATGTCTTGAACAAGTGTAATGTTTACTGGAAAGTAGCTTTTCTTAAATGCGAAAAAAGGAAATACTTTGGGCGAGGTCGCAAATATGCTTGTGGACTGGAATAGATTGGATTCTTTGAAGCAGAGTGACGATGATGATGAAATCGCTTGGCTTAAAGAAATGGTTGAGTCCCTTCTCACGAATATGGAAATTCGAATCAAAAGTATCGTTCGTTTCACGGAAGAAAAAAAAGACGTAGAACTTCAAGCTGAACTTCATCAGACCAAAGGGGTTTCCGCTAATTTTGGATTAGAGGATTTAAGGGCCTTAGTCGCGGAAGCGGAACAATTTCTCAAAACAGGAGATCAGGATCGTTCTTATGCTCTAGGTTTAAAAACGACCGTCGTTTGGGAACAAACTAGAGACGAACTCAAGAAAAAATTTGGGATTTTTTGATTCTACCTTTAAACCTAATACAATGCTCTTTATTGATTCTCGAATATTTCGCTGTAGAAGATTGTAAGTTACTTTCAACGTAGATCCTCGCATCATTCATAAACCTTATCGTTCAACTCCACGGGAATTTAACGGTGGAAAGGTGATTTATAAATAATTCCTCAAAGAAACGTAATCTGCGGAAACTACTGTATTTTATTATTATGCTAATGCGAACTCGGTATGAGAAAATTAAAAAATTTTTCTAAAAGTAATAGTTCCCACATTTTTTTAATTCGCGATAGATCTAAAATACTTCAAGAGTATTTCATTCTTTTCCGGAAAAATTAGCTTTTATGAGATAGGGTCGAACTCACGTTAACTACTTGGCAAGTATGATCGTAATTCCTCCTAAAATTTTGGACAAGACTCTGATATGATAACAACGGCCCTTGAGAAATCATTCAATACTATAAGTTATCTCAAAAATACTTTATCTTTTTTTAGAATGCCGACTCCAATCGTTCTAAAATATTTTTGAGATGATTTCCAATCCAGTTGAACAAGTGATGGTTCCAAAATACTTTGAGCCTGTCTTAAAAATCTCGGAATCTAGGAGCCTATACGAGAACTTAACAATTATAAAATATGCTCGAAAGCTCGTAAACTACCAAAAAAACTTAATTTGTGGAACTTCTATATTTTATTACGAACTTACTGAATGATTGTAACTGATTTCTTTTAAGGTTTTGGGACAGGTTCTTTATAAAGTTAGAATTTTTTCAATGTGGTTTTTCAAAGTCAACAAGCCCTCATGTAATTTTTTCGTAAAGAAAGTCGTGTTAAGTGGATTTGTCGGATTGAGATGACACTTCGCCTTATTTGTTTAATTCGAAAATTAGAATGTGTTTTTAAAGTTTTATTCCGACTAATTCACAATCTGCTTTGGTCATGATCCTGACGAGTTCTTCGAATTTTACTTTCGGTTCCCAGCCAAGTTTTTTCCTCGCTTTAGAAGGATCGCCGATCAAAATATCGACTTCGGTCGGGCGATAAAATTTAGGATTTACCTCCACGAGAAGTTGCCCAGACTTTGCATCGAATCCTTTTTCGGAATCTCCTTTTCCTTCCCAACGTACTTGAATTCCGGTGAATCCGAAAGATTTTTCCACAAATTCCCTGACTGTATGTGTTTCATTGGTTGCCACGACGTAGTCGTCCGCTTCGGGTTGCTGGAGCATCATCCACATCATTTCGACGTAGTCCGGCGCGTATCCCCAATCCCTTTTTGCATCCATGTTTCCGAGTTGAATAGGTCCACCTTTTTTCGCGAGTAGATTGGCGACTCCGATAGTGATCTTTCTAGTTACAAAACCTTCTCCTCGTCTCGGGGATTCGTGATTGAATAGGATTCCGTTAGATGCATGGATTTCGAATGCCTCTCTGTAATTTACAACCGCCCAATATGCATATAACTTTGCGACCGCATAAGGAGATCTTGGATAGAATGGAGTTGTTTCTGTCTGTGGAATTGCTTGTACTTTTCCGTAAAGTTCGGATGTGGACGCCTGGTAAAATCTGCTTTTTACTCCAATCTGTTTGATTGCGTCTAAAATTCTAAGCGTTCCCACCGCGTCGGCTTCTGCGGTATATTCCGGAACTTCAAAGGAAACTCCCACATGAGATTGAGCGGCGAGATTGTAAATTTCGTCCGGTGAAACTTTTTCCAAAATTCGATTTAAATTGCTTGAGTCGGTAAGATCCCCATAGTGCAGAATTAAATTGGAGTTCCCACGAAGGTGCTCAATCCTTGCCCGGTTGAACATGCTGGATCTTCTGACGATTCCGTGAACTTGATATCCTTTCTGGAGTAAAAATTCCGTTAGATAAGATCCGTCCTGTCCTGTGATTCCGGTTATGAGTGCTTTTTTCATCTTCAGACCAGGAAAACCCGAAAACCCGATCTGGCAAGAAAGTTTAAAAGCCTATATTCCAAAACCCTAGTATGTGGGAACTTATAAGAATTGGATCACAAAAGAAGCTGTTCGAAGACTTATGAACTTTCCAAAGAGACGTAATCTGCGGGAACTACTGGTTTTATTAGGAACTTACCGAATGATTGCAATTGATTTTGAGCGACTCTTGTTCCCTCAGGATGAGCAACTTAATTTGCAAATATGCAAGACTTCCGTGTGATACTAGTCGTTAATTCCTAACTTCGGATCAAACTTGATTGTGAACCCAATCCTTTCTGCGAAATCGAACGATAAACACGGACGCAAGGACCAGAACCCAAACCACAATACCAGACCACAATCCGGTCGATCCCATTTCCAAATAGATGCCCAGAAAATAAGCGCAAGGAAGAAACACTAAATAAGAGGCCGCAGTATAAGCACGGAAAACGAAGTTTTGAAGTCCCGCACCCCGAAGAGCACAAGCGATCACCATATGATAAGCGTCTACGATTTGAATTACTCCCAAGATAACTAAGGGAGAATACGCTTCCTCAATCAGTTCTAGATCTTTTGTATAAAAGGACAACATTTCCTTTCCCCAAAGTATAAATACAAGACCCATACTTCCCATCACACAAGCCGCAAAGAAAGCGGATCGAAACGCACCGTGATATGCAAGTTTCGGTTTTCCTGCTCCTAACGCCTGGCCGAGAATCGTGGTCGCCGCAATCCCAAACGCGTATCCTGGTAAAAAAGAAAGACTTAGAGTACTAAAAAGCATATTAGTTACAGCTAATGCGGTTGTCCCCACAACTGTTGCAAACTCCGTAAAGATCATAAAAGAAATGTTGTTGAGAAGTTCTGCAAGCGCCGGTGAGGTACTCGTTTTTAAGATTTCTCTAAAATGAGTAAAACTGAAAGCCCAAGATATGTGGGAAAAATATTTCCCCAAACCTCTTGAATAAAAATAGAAGGGAAACGCAAACAACCCCGCAGCCCCCGCCAAAGAAGATGCAATTGCCGCCCCTTTTACACCCATCGCGTCAAAACCTAAGTTTCCGTAGATTAGGACCCAGTTTAAAAATATATTCGTAAAACATGTTATGATCATAGACGCAAGGCCGGCGGTCGTGATCCCTAATCCGTCGGTAAATGCTCTTGTCGTAAAGAGTAGAAAGAAAAAGACGGTTCCCAGAAAACGGAAGTATAAATATTTGCTTGAAAGTTCTTTTACAATTTCGTCCTTATTGAGAAGACCCATCAACCAGTCGCTGATTGCTGCTCCTCCGATCGATAAAAAACCTCCAAAAGTAACAACGATGTACAAAGTAGTGATTCCGATCTTACCGATTTCGGAATCGTTCTTCTCTCCGAATCTTCTCGCAACTATGACCTGAATTCCCATTGCAAATCCCATGAGAAACGCAAGTACGGTAAAGTGTGCAATTCCTCCGATTCCGATTGAGGCGATCGAATTTTTACCGAGTCTTCCTACCATCATCGTGTCGGTCACCCAAACTACGGTTTGGCTGAACATTCCGAACACGACGGGCACCGCGAGTTTCAAGATCATAGAATTCAAAAGACTCGGACGAATGTTCCTATAAAAGGTATGCGCTAAATGCTGTAAGGTTCTCACGGTTCTTCCAAGTTTTTAGGAAGAAACAATAAAACCATCCCTTTTCAAAAAAACTTTTTTCCAGATTTACTTTGCTTGCTACTTGTAAGAAATTCCGAATGAGAGTGTTCGAGTTCAAAAACTCGTATCGCCGGAAACTGTTGGACAACGATCCGCAAAATTTGTTTCCTGAATACAATTACAGAATAAAAAAGCTTTATCGAGTTAGATGATCGTGCCGTAAATTTCAACCACTAGGGACTCTATATAAACCGTCGTAGTGGAAACTCGGCGTCTTTGAGTCCAAGCTTTCTCCTCGGCAAATCGGCGCTTGAGCGTGTTACAGGTCGTTCGGCAGGAATTTATGAAACAATACGCGGATCTTCACAATCACCTCTATGGATCGATCACTTCCGAATTTCTCTACGAGATAGGTAGGTCCAATCCTTCTCCTCGTTGGGAGATCTTTACGAATTCGTATCAACAATATTTCGGTAAAAAAATTTCCACGGAAACTTTTTTCGAGGACTATAAAGATCCCGATTCTTTTCGCAAACTTTACCTGTTTAATCATTGTGGTCCGTTTCCTGAGTTTCAGGCCAAATTCAATCTGATCATCGCCTTATCAAAATTTGATCCCGTCGAAATTGCGTTAGTCGCCACACGGATCGTTGAAGATCAGTTTCGCCAAGGCGTGACTTACGGAGAGTACAGAGTGATGTATTCTCCTTTGGAAACGGAACAGGGGATATACGATAAAACTTTAGCCGCTTGCGAAGGACTTGCACGCGGAGAAGAAAAAACGGGCGGATTTGCCAAAGGTAAACTTGCAATTTCTTTGCACAGAGACGGAGACGTATTCAGGGAATATTCTGTTTATAAGGATCTTATGGAAAAAAATTCTTTGATCCGAGATTATTTAGTAGGATTAGATTTTTGTTATATAGAAGAGGGGTTTCCCCCTAAAGAAAAAAAGAAATTCTTCGAGGCGGTAGAGGAGGACAACAAGGCAGAAAGGGACACGGCTCTTGCGATTCTTTATCACGTCGGAGAGAGTTTTCAAGACAAATCGATTTTGTCCGCTTCAAGATGGGTTTTGGAATCCGCGGAGTGGGGGGTACATCGTCTTGGGCATGCGATCGCTCTCGGGCTTCATCCTTTCGAAAAAATGAAGGATAAAATTACGGAATCCAAATCGGAAAGATTGGATCAACTTCAGTTATATTACGATCGAAAAGAGGAATTGGATTCTTACTTTGAAGTTCCTTCGAGGGAAAAAATCGGAAACGAAATCGATTCTCTCAAACATAAAGAAATCGTCGAATTGGAAACAGGTATTTCGTTTTTAGAAGAGTGTATCGGCTTTCAAGATTATTGCATTTCCAAAATCAAACAGACCGATGCAGTCATTGAGTCTTGTCCGAGTTCGAACGAATTTATCGGAATGGTCGTCGATCCAAAATCGCATCCGATTCTTCGTTTTGCAAAAAACGAAATGAAATTTACGATCTCTACGGATGATCCCGGAATTTTCGGAACCACAATCGAAGAAGAATATTCGAAGGCTGCCAGAATCGGCCTTAGTGAGGAGATTTTGGAAACCGTGAGACAGAATTCTTTTTTATTTACTTCCGAAATTTTAAGCGGAAGAAAGTCCACTTCTTGATTTGACTCTAAAAATTCTTGCCTCGACTTGATGTATAAGGGATTCTAGAAGAAAGGCTATGCTAAATTTGTGGGAAATCTGTAAGAATCTGTCAAATTACGTTCGAAACCACGTTTTGCTTTCCTACAAAAAGATTTGGAATTTTGTCTCTGATTTTTGTAAGCAATTGGTTTTGTTTCTTTTTTATACGAACATCAAACTTACGACTGTTTTTCTTATTCTTTCTTTTTTTAATCCGGGTTTATTGTTTTCTCAGAGTCAAACAGACTTTTCCGATCCCTACGATTTCAACCTGAGAAACTATAAAGATTCTCCGACCAGAGAGGTTTATCAGGAATATACGATTCCTCCGGCCTTTAAAAAACCGGCTTTGATTTCTCCTAAGAATGTACAGATTCCTTTCGAAACTCCATTTCCGTCAACCGGCGGTTTACGCAGAACCGTAAATCCCAATACGGAAAGAAAACAAGAAAATCTGATCAATCCTCTTACGGGTAATATCAATGTAGAAGCGATTCTTCAAAGACAGGCGCAACAAGCCGACAAAAAGAAAAAGCAAAATCAGATTCATGAGGAGGAAAAATATACGGAAACAACGCTTCGTCGTTTTTCAATCATCTTCTTTATGACTCTTCCAATCACTCTCGGCTTCGGGTACGCGAT
Protein-coding regions in this window:
- a CDS encoding M15 family metallopeptidase, with the translated sequence MKSLLSTILIFFVQSAIFSQTGNVSNEAYVLGDFKQEAMLTAYANPGESRIHYLRKEVLEKFLELIQAYQRENPEEKQKPFLVSAFRSFKDQKRIWEEKYSGKRKMRETVKGKTSQEIVALILEFSSAPGTSRHHWGTDIDLNALENSYFQKGGKGEKFYNWMLKNAKRFGFCQPYTPKTSRGNKGYNEEKWHWSYAPIANKLQDDWVRLFKEGKIQFKEKFSGGEFLQDLSFEYVTSVNPECRSIR
- the galE gene encoding UDP-glucose 4-epimerase GalE, whose protein sequence is MRLLITGGAGYIGSHIVALLLEKKHELLIVDNLEKGNEANLFSGPELIQGNIQDDFVLEKAFSKPIDAVFHFAAWKAAGESMIDPSKYALNNINGTLKLLAYMEKAGTKKFIFSSSAAVYGSPKYLPIDERHPVHPENYYGYTKLAIEQNLKWYESLKGFNFAALRYFNAAGYDPKGRVRGLEKTPANLLPIIMETAAGMRDEFEVFGTDYETPDGSCIRDYIHVIDLAKAHVLSLEYLDSEKKSLTVNLGSEKGYSVLEVIRLAEEVVGRHIPHKISGRRAGDPAKLLASSAMAQRLLKWAPEYSEAKTLLKTMWDVYQNPA
- the lpxA gene encoding acyl-ACP--UDP-N-acetylglucosamine O-acyltransferase — translated: MKIHPTAVIDPKTELHESVEVGPYSIIEGHVSIQEGTVIESHVKICAGSEIGKFNRFHQGAVIGVMPQDLGFNQQLLTRTVIGDHNIFREYSNIHKGTKEDSPTVIGNKNYFMGNSHVGHDCILGNNNILTHGCVLAGHVTLGNFAFISGLVAVHQFCFVGDYAMVAGLAKVVQDVPPYSTVDGNPSTVVGLNSVGMKRAGFSLEVRNAIKQAYKIIYHSGMPTRKALDELEASDNLIDEVKYIIKFFRDSDRGVTSHR
- a CDS encoding Hpt domain-containing protein, whose protein sequence is MLVDWNRLDSLKQSDDDDEIAWLKEMVESLLTNMEIRIKSIVRFTEEKKDVELQAELHQTKGVSANFGLEDLRALVAEAEQFLKTGDQDRSYALGLKTTVVWEQTRDELKKKFGIF
- the gmd gene encoding GDP-mannose 4,6-dehydratase, with the translated sequence MKKALITGITGQDGSYLTEFLLQKGYQVHGIVRRSSMFNRARIEHLRGNSNLILHYGDLTDSSNLNRILEKVSPDEIYNLAAQSHVGVSFEVPEYTAEADAVGTLRILDAIKQIGVKSRFYQASTSELYGKVQAIPQTETTPFYPRSPYAVAKLYAYWAVVNYREAFEIHASNGILFNHESPRRGEGFVTRKITIGVANLLAKKGGPIQLGNMDAKRDWGYAPDYVEMMWMMLQQPEADDYVVATNETHTVREFVEKSFGFTGIQVRWEGKGDSEKGFDAKSGQLLVEVNPKFYRPTEVDILIGDPSKARKKLGWEPKVKFEELVRIMTKADCELVGIKL
- a CDS encoding MATE family efflux transporter, which translates into the protein MRTLQHLAHTFYRNIRPSLLNSMILKLAVPVVFGMFSQTVVWVTDTMMVGRLGKNSIASIGIGGIAHFTVLAFLMGFAMGIQVIVARRFGEKNDSEIGKIGITTLYIVVTFGGFLSIGGAAISDWLMGLLNKDEIVKELSSKYLYFRFLGTVFFFLLFTTRAFTDGLGITTAGLASMIITCFTNIFLNWVLIYGNLGFDAMGVKGAAIASSLAGAAGLFAFPFYFYSRGLGKYFSHISWAFSFTHFREILKTSTSPALAELLNNISFMIFTEFATVVGTTALAVTNMLFSTLSLSFLPGYAFGIAATTILGQALGAGKPKLAYHGAFRSAFFAACVMGSMGLVFILWGKEMLSFYTKDLELIEEAYSPLVILGVIQIVDAYHMVIACALRGAGLQNFVFRAYTAASYLVFLPCAYFLGIYLEMGSTGLWSGIVVWVLVLASVFIVRFRRKDWVHNQV
- a CDS encoding adenosine/AMP deaminase, whose amino-acid sequence is MKQYADLHNHLYGSITSEFLYEIGRSNPSPRWEIFTNSYQQYFGKKISTETFFEDYKDPDSFRKLYLFNHCGPFPEFQAKFNLIIALSKFDPVEIALVATRIVEDQFRQGVTYGEYRVMYSPLETEQGIYDKTLAACEGLARGEEKTGGFAKGKLAISLHRDGDVFREYSVYKDLMEKNSLIRDYLVGLDFCYIEEGFPPKEKKKFFEAVEEDNKAERDTALAILYHVGESFQDKSILSASRWVLESAEWGVHRLGHAIALGLHPFEKMKDKITESKSERLDQLQLYYDRKEELDSYFEVPSREKIGNEIDSLKHKEIVELETGISFLEECIGFQDYCISKIKQTDAVIESCPSSNEFIGMVVDPKSHPILRFAKNEMKFTISTDDPGIFGTTIEEEYSKAARIGLSEEILETVRQNSFLFTSEILSGRKSTS